The Actinomadura graeca nucleotide sequence TGACCAGCGAGCCGCCCGCGGCCTGGAACTGCTCGACGTAGGAGTCCATCCGCCCGGCGGTGGTCGGGCCGAACGACCCGGAGGCGTATCCCTCCGGCGTCTTGGCGGGCCCCGCGTAGTACACGGCGTGATCGCGCAGGTACCGCGGCATCGCCTCGCCCGCGTCCAGCCGCTCCTTGATCTTGGCGTGCGCGATGTCGCGGGCCACGACCAGCGGGCCGGTCAGCGACAGCCGCGTCTTCACCGGGTACTTGGTCAGCTCCGCCCGGATCTCGGCCATTGGCCGGTTCAGGTCGATGTGCACGACCGCGTCGTCCAGCTCCTCGCCGGTCGTCTCCGGCAGGTACTGCGCCGGGTCGGACTCCAGCCGCTCCAGGAACACGCCCTCCGCCGTGATCTTGGCGAGGGCCTGCCGGTCGGCGCTGCACGACACCGCGATGGCCACCGGGCAGGACGCGCCGTGCCGCGGCAGCCGGATCACGCGCACGTCGTGGCAGAAGTACTTGCCGCCGAACTGCGCGCCGATCCCGAGCCGCTGCGTCAGCTCGAACACCTGGAGCTCCAGGTCCAGGTCGCGGAATCCGTGCCCGAGCGGCGAGCCCTCGGCCGGCAGCGCGTCCAGGTAGTGCGCCGACGCGTACTTGGCGGTCTTCAGGGCGTACTCGGCGGACGTGCCGCCCACCACGATCGCCAGGTGGTACGGCGGGCACGCCGCGGTCCCCAGCGAGCGGATCTTCTCCTCCAGGAACGCCATCATCCGCGTCGGGTTCAGGACGGCCTTGGTCTCCTGGTAGAGGAACGACTTGTTCGCGCTGCCGCCGCCCTTGGCCATGAACAGGAACTTGTACGCCTCGCCGGGCGCCGCGTACAGCTCGATCTGCGCGGGCAGGTTGCTGCCGGTGTTCTTCTCGTCCCACATCGTCACCGGCGCCATCTGCGAGTAGCGCAGGTTCAGCTTCGTGTACGCGTCGTACACGCCGCGGGAGATGTGCTCCTCGTCGCGCCCGTCGGTGAGGACGTGCTGGCCCCGCTTGCCCATCACGATCGCCGTGCCGGTGTCCTGGCACATGGGCAGGACGCCGCCGGACGCGATGCCCGCGTTCTTCAGCAGGTCCAGCGCCACGAACCGGTCGTTCGGGGAGGCGTCCGGGTCGTCCAGGATCCGGCGCAGCTGCGCGAGGTGCGCCGGCCGCAGCAGGTGCGAGATGTCGCGCATCGCGGTCTCGGTGAGCAGCCGCAGCGCCTCCGGCTCGACCTGGAGGAACGTCCGCCCGCCGGCCTCGAACGTCGACACGCCCTCGGACGTCAGGAGCCGGTACTCGGTCTCGTCCGGGCCGAGGGGCAGCAGGTCGGTGTAGGAGAATTCAGGCATCTCAGGCAGGTCCTCGCGCGATTCCGATGGGGGCCGCCTCACAGGGTACGACCCGGGCGCGCAGCCCGACGACGACCCCCGCCGCCACGAGCGCCGCCCCCGCCAGGTCGGCCGGTCCCGGGCGGTCGAGGCCGAGCGCGACGGTCGTGAGCACCGCGCTGACCGGGATGACGCCCGCGAACAGGCCCGCGCGGTCGGGGCCGAGGCGCCCGAGCGAGTCGTACCAGAGCAGGAACGCGACCGTCGTGACGATCACCGAGAGGTAGGCCAGGCCCGCCGCCTCGGCCGCCGTGGGCGCCCGCAGGACCGCGGACCCGTCGGTGACCAGCCCGGCCGCCAGCAGCATCGGCGCCGCCAGGCCCGCCGAGTACGCCGACACCCGCAGCGGCCCGAGCCGGGGCAGCAGCGGCACGGCCAGCAGCGAGAAGCACACCTCGCCGCCGAGCGCGCCGAGCGACAGCAGCAGCCCCCGCACGCTGCCCCCGCCAAGCCCGTTGGCCAGTGCCGCACCGGACGCCACCACGCACGCCGCCAGCACCACCGCGGGCGCCGGACGGCGGCGCTCCAGCAGCGGCCCGACCAGCGCCAGCACGATCGGGACCGTCGCGATCACCGTGCCGATCGTGGCCGGGCCCGTGTCCCGGGTCGCCGCCACGATGCACACGTTGAACGCGACCAGCCCCGTCGCCGCCAGGGCCGCGAGCAGCGCCCACTCGCGCGCCGTGGGCCACCGCCCGGGGCCGGCGGACAGGCGCGTGACGAGCAGCAGGATCAGCGCGGCCGCCGCGTACCGGACGGCCTGCCCGCCGAACACCGGGTAGCGGGAGATCGTCGCCGACACGGCGGTCAGCGAGCCGACGAGGCACATGGCGGTCCCGGCGCCGGCCATGCCGCGCGCGCTGGAGTTCGAGGTCATGACATGGCACGTTAAAGGGTGTTTGGACCCTGAGACAGGGCCAATGCCGTCCCGCCGATCTGGACCAAAACGACGGACCGTGACACCAGCCCCGCGTCCGGACGCTGAACGTGATGTGACCGACCTTCATCTCCCGCTCGACCGGGCCGCGGGACGGCTCTCCGCCCAGATCGCCGCGGGATTCCGCGCCGCCGTGCGGTCCGGCCGGCTGACCGCCGGGACCCGGCTGCCCTCCAGCCGCGACCTGGCACGCGACATGGACGTCTCGCGCGGCGTCGTCGTGGCCGCCTACGAGCAGCTCACCGCCGAGGGGTTCCTGGTGGCCCGGCGCGGCGACGGCACCCGCATCGCGCCGCTCGCCCGTCCCGATGCGGGCGGCCCGGCACTCTCCTACCCGATGCCCTCCGACCCGGAGGACGGGCCGTTCCGGGGGGCGTGGGGGGTCGTCCCCCCACAAGGGACCGGGCCGTTCCACCGTGGGGGTGAGCCGTTCCCCTGCGCGGCGGCGGACGACGCGCACGACTACGACCTGTCGCCCGGCAATCCCGACCTGTCGGGCTTCCCGCGGGACCGCTGGCTGGCCGCCGCCCGTGCCGCGCTGCGCACGCTGCCGCACGACGCGCTCACCTACCCCGACCCCGCGGGCGTCCCCGCGCTGCGCGCCGAGCTCGCCGGGTACCTGTGCCGCGTCCGCGCCGCGCACGCCGACCCCGGCCGCGTAGTGATCATGAACGGGGTGGCGCACGGGCTGTCGGCCCTCGCCGGCCTGCTCGGGGCGGACGGCCACACGACGCTCGCGGTGGAGGACCCGACCAGCGTCCGGCAGCTGCCGATGCTGGAGGCCGCCGGCGTCCGGACGGTCCGCATACCGGTCGACGGCGAGGGGCTCAGCGTCGAGGCGCTGGCGCGGTCGGGCGCGCGCGCGGTGCTGGTCACGCCCGCGCACCAGTACCCGACCGGCGTCGTCCTGTCGCCGTCCCGCCGCGCCGAGCTGATCGCGTGGGCCCGCACCGTCGACGGCGTCGTCATCGAGGACGACTACGACGCCGAGTTCCGCTACGACCGGGAGCCCGTCGGCTGCCTCCAGGGCGTCGACCCTGACCGGGTCGTCCTGCTCGGCTCGGTCAGCAAGTCCCTCGCCCCCGCTCTCCGCCTCGGCTGGGCGGTCGCCCCGCCGGACCTGGCCGCGCGCCTGCGCGCCCACCGCGGGCGGACCGACCTCGGCGCGCCCGTCCTGGAGCAGCACGCGCTCGCCGAGTTCCTCCGCGGCGGCGCCTACGACCGGCATCTGCGCACGATGCGGCGCCGGTACCGGACACGCCGGGACACGCTCGCGGCCGCGATCCGCGAGAACATTCCCGGCGCCGTGGTTCACGGCGTCTCCGCGGGCATTCATCTGTACGTGGAGCTTCCCCGCGGATGCGACGAGGACCGGGTCGTGGACGCCGCCGCCCGTGCCGGTGTCTCGGTCGCCGGGGCCCGTCCCATGCGCTCCACGGGCCGCGCGGACGCCGCCGCCCCGGCGCTCGTCCTGGGCTACGCGCGGCTCGGCGAGGCGCGGCTGGTCAAAGCGGCGGAACTGCTGGGGCAGGCGATTGCCCCCGATGCTCGTGGGTAGGACCACGGTCCCCGGTGTAGGAGGTATGGATGAGTCTGGAAGAGGCCGCGCGGCAGCTCAAGATGGCCGGTCACGATGCACAGGTGGCCTTCGACTGCGTGGGTCTCGGTGACCTGGAGCGCGCACAGGAGCACGCCGTCACCCTCCGCGCGGCGGCCGACGCCGCCGAGGTCGCGCTGAGCCGCGCACTGCAGGACATGACGCCCGAACAGGCTCAGCTGGAGGGCGAACGCGCCATCATCGCCCTAGAGGACGCGTGACCGGGCCGGCGCGAACCCCCCGGCGGCCGCGAGGACGACGAGGATCAGCAGCCCGGGCACGATGAAGGCCAGGCGCAGCCCGTGGTCGGCGCTGACGGGGGCGATGGCGCCGACCACGGCCGCGCCGAGCACGAATCCGACATAGTTGAAGATGTTCACGCGTGCGACGGCGATGCCGAGCCCCGTCGGATCGACCCGTCCGGCGGCGGTGAAGGCCACGGGCGCGATCACGCTGAGGCCGAGCCCGGCGACCGCGAACGCGATGATCGCGACGGCCGCGTCCGGGGCCGCCACCACCCCGGCCATCCCCGCGATGCCGACGATCCCCCCGAGCCGCACCACCCGGACCGGCCCCGACCGGCGCACGGCCAGGTCCGCGACCGCGCGGCCGGCCACCATGGCGACCTGGTAGGCGACGTAGCCGAGCGGCGCCACCCAGTCGCTTCCGGCCAGCTCGTCGTCCAGGTACTTGGCGCCGTAGCCGGAGATCGCCGAGTCCGCCAGATACGCGACGGCCATCGCCGCCCCCACGACGAGGATCGGCCGCCACGGGACGCTGTGCCCCGCGGCCCTGAGCTCCTCGGCCGTCGGGCCGTCGCCCTCCTCCGCGCGCCCGTAGAGCAGATGCCCGGTGGCGAGCGAGACGGCGGCGCCCACGCCCGCCGCGATGGCGAACCCGGTGAACAGCGAGAGGTCCGCCTTGTTGGCGAGCGACGCCCACAGCCCCCCGGCGATCCCCGCGACGCTCCACACCGCGTAGAACCCGGTGATCAGGCTGACCCCGTACCGCCGCTCGACGGCCACCGCCTGCGCGTTCATCGACGCGTCCACCGCGCCGACGAACAACCCGAACAGCGCGACCGCCGCGTACAGGGCCAGATCGTCGTCGCCGGTGAGCCCGATCACCGCGATCGTCGCCGCCACGGCGGGCTGGGAGACCCGCAGCACCGTCCCGCTCCCGACCCGCTGGAACAGCGCCCCCGACACGACGCTCCCGACCCCCGCGACCAGCGGCACCATCAACAACACCAGCGAGAGCGTGGCGTCGCTGAGGTGGTGCTCCTCCTGCATCCGCGGAACCTGCGTCACCAGCGACGCGAAGCACAACCCCTGCACGGCGAACGCCGCATACGCCCCGTACCGGGCCCGACGGTCACGACCACCCACCAGCCCCGCCTCCCGCCAAAACATGAAAAGTATTCGCGAGAGCCTAGCTGGCTTTCACCAGCGCTACCGTCTCGTCAGTCCACGAGCCTTTTGCGCATTCCGCGGACGGCGATCAGCCACATGAGGGCGGCGAAGAGGACGAGGGCGGCCAGGTGGCCCAGGTCGGCCAGGGGGTGCAGGCCGAAGACCGCGTGGCGGACCAGTTCCACGCAGTGGTAGAGGGGGTTGGCCTGGGCCGCGTTCCGGGCCCAGCCGGGCAGTGCGCCGACGGGGAAGAAGGTCCCGGCGATCAGGAACAGGGGCGTCACCACGCCGGTGATCACGTAGTCGAAGGAGTTGATCGACGGGACGATCGAGGACGTCCACATCCCGAAGAGGCCGAAGCCCAGGGCGGCGAAGAAGGAGACGAACGGGACGAGGAGCATGCCGAAGGACGGGTCGAGGCCGAAGAACAGCGCCACGACCAGCGGCGTGCACGAGTAGATCGACGACTTGGCCGCGATCCACAGGGCTTCGGCCGTGACGAGTTCGTGGACGTCGACCGGGGCGGCCAGCATCGCGTCGTAGGTGTGCTGGAAGACGCGCCTGATGTAGCCGTTGAACATGCCCGGGAACACGGAGGTGAACAGCACCGCCGTGCCGACGACGCCGGTCGCGACGAAGTCGAGGTAGCGGTAGTCGCCGATGGCGGCGACCATCGAGCCGAACCCGTAGCCGAAGGCGAGCAGGAAGAACGTCGGCTCCACCATCGAGGCGAACGACTGCGACTTCCAGTAGCGCTTGTAGAGGGCAAGCTCGTGCCGCCAGATCCCCCGGACGGGCGCCAGCTCGAACCGCCGCAGCCGTGGCGCGCGCTCCGTGGTCATTCCACACGCTCCCCGGTGAGGACGACGAAGACGTCCTCCAGGCTGGACGCGCGGCGGACCCCGTCCGGGCCCAGTTCCTCGTCCAGGGACGGCGGGATCGTCTCGGCCTTCAGCACCGACACCGACGGGCCGGTGCGGCGGGTGGGGAGTCCGGCGCCGCGGGCGAGCCGCTCGACGTCGGAGAGACGGTCCGGCGGGCCGTAGTGCTCGACGGCCCGCTCCCCGGCGTGCTCGGCGACGAGACGGGCGGGCGTGCCGCGGGCGATCACCTTGCCGTGCGACATCAGCGCGCACTCGTCGGCGAGGCGCTCGGCCTCCTCGATGTAGTGCGTGGACATCAGGACGGTCGTCCCCGCGGCGCGCAGCCCGTCGATCAGGCCCCACAGCTCCGCGCGGACCTGCGGGTCGAGGCCCACGGTCGGCTCGTCCAGCAGGACGAGGGCCGGGCGGTGCACCAGGCCGCGCGCGATCAGCAGGCGGCGCCGCATCCCGCCGGACAGGTCGTCGACCTTGGTGAGCCGCCGTTCGGTGAGGTGGGCGAGGGCGAGCGCGTCGTCGACGGCCTGGCGCCGCGACCGGCGCGGCACCCGGTACAGGTGCGCGAAGACCTCCAGGTTCTCCTGGGCGGTGAGCTCCTCGTCGAGGTTGTCCTGCTGGGGCACGACCCCCATCGCGGCCCGCGCGCGCTTCGACTCGCGGGGGACCGGGAAGCCCAGCACGCGTATGGTGCCCTCGTCCGCCAGGGCCTGCGCGGTCAGCAGTTTCATCGTGGTGGACTTCCCCGCGCCGTTGGGGCCGAGGAGCCCGAGGCAGCTCCCGGCGGGCACCTCCAGGTCGAGCCCGTCCACCGCGGTGAAGTCACCGAAACGCTTGACGACGCCGCGCAGGCTGATCGCGGGCGTCGCCCCGCCGTCCCTTTGCACCGTCATGCCCGTCACCCTAGGTAGGGGGCCGCGGGAACCCCACTGGTTTTCTCGGGCCGGGCAGTCCGGCCGCTACTCTCTAGATGTGGACATCCCCCGTCGTCCGGCCGCCGAACAGCCGACGCGCGTCCGCGACCTGCGCGCCTCCGACGCCGACCGCGAGCGTGTCGCGTCGGTGCTCGCCGAGGCCCTCGCCGACGGGCGGCTGACGGCCGAGGAGCACGCCGACCGCGCGTCCCGCGCGTACGAGGCCCGGACATTGGGGGAGCTGACGGGCCTCACCGGCGATCTCAGCCCGGAGGAGGCGCAGCCGATCCTCGTGGACGACCGGCCGGTCTCGGTGGTCTTCGGCCGGACGCGCCGCGAGGGCCGCTGGGTCGTGCCG carries:
- a CDS encoding fumarate hydratase, coding for MPEFSYTDLLPLGPDETEYRLLTSEGVSTFEAGGRTFLQVEPEALRLLTETAMRDISHLLRPAHLAQLRRILDDPDASPNDRFVALDLLKNAGIASGGVLPMCQDTGTAIVMGKRGQHVLTDGRDEEHISRGVYDAYTKLNLRYSQMAPVTMWDEKNTGSNLPAQIELYAAPGEAYKFLFMAKGGGSANKSFLYQETKAVLNPTRMMAFLEEKIRSLGTAACPPYHLAIVVGGTSAEYALKTAKYASAHYLDALPAEGSPLGHGFRDLDLELQVFELTQRLGIGAQFGGKYFCHDVRVIRLPRHGASCPVAIAVSCSADRQALAKITAEGVFLERLESDPAQYLPETTGEELDDAVVHIDLNRPMAEIRAELTKYPVKTRLSLTGPLVVARDIAHAKIKERLDAGEAMPRYLRDHAVYYAGPAKTPEGYASGSFGPTTAGRMDSYVEQFQAAGGSLVMLAKGNRSQQVTDACAAHGGFYLGSIGGPAARLAQDCIKKVEVLEYAELGMEAVWKIEVEDFPAFIVVDDKGGDFFADTAGPVLRIGRRG
- a CDS encoding DMT family transporter; translated protein: MTSNSSARGMAGAGTAMCLVGSLTAVSATISRYPVFGGQAVRYAAAALILLLVTRLSAGPGRWPTAREWALLAALAATGLVAFNVCIVAATRDTGPATIGTVIATVPIVLALVGPLLERRRPAPAVVLAACVVASGAALANGLGGGSVRGLLLSLGALGGEVCFSLLAVPLLPRLGPLRVSAYSAGLAAPMLLAAGLVTDGSAVLRAPTAAEAAGLAYLSVIVTTVAFLLWYDSLGRLGPDRAGLFAGVIPVSAVLTTVALGLDRPGPADLAGAALVAAGVVVGLRARVVPCEAAPIGIARGPA
- a CDS encoding PLP-dependent aminotransferase family protein; amino-acid sequence: MTDLHLPLDRAAGRLSAQIAAGFRAAVRSGRLTAGTRLPSSRDLARDMDVSRGVVVAAYEQLTAEGFLVARRGDGTRIAPLARPDAGGPALSYPMPSDPEDGPFRGAWGVVPPQGTGPFHRGGEPFPCAAADDAHDYDLSPGNPDLSGFPRDRWLAAARAALRTLPHDALTYPDPAGVPALRAELAGYLCRVRAAHADPGRVVIMNGVAHGLSALAGLLGADGHTTLAVEDPTSVRQLPMLEAAGVRTVRIPVDGEGLSVEALARSGARAVLVTPAHQYPTGVVLSPSRRAELIAWARTVDGVVIEDDYDAEFRYDREPVGCLQGVDPDRVVLLGSVSKSLAPALRLGWAVAPPDLAARLRAHRGRTDLGAPVLEQHALAEFLRGGAYDRHLRTMRRRYRTRRDTLAAAIRENIPGAVVHGVSAGIHLYVELPRGCDEDRVVDAAARAGVSVAGARPMRSTGRADAAAPALVLGYARLGEARLVKAAELLGQAIAPDARG
- a CDS encoding MFS transporter, translating into MGGRDRRARYGAYAAFAVQGLCFASLVTQVPRMQEEHHLSDATLSLVLLMVPLVAGVGSVVSGALFQRVGSGTVLRVSQPAVAATIAVIGLTGDDDLALYAAVALFGLFVGAVDASMNAQAVAVERRYGVSLITGFYAVWSVAGIAGGLWASLANKADLSLFTGFAIAAGVGAAVSLATGHLLYGRAEEGDGPTAEELRAAGHSVPWRPILVVGAAMAVAYLADSAISGYGAKYLDDELAGSDWVAPLGYVAYQVAMVAGRAVADLAVRRSGPVRVVRLGGIVGIAGMAGVVAAPDAAVAIIAFAVAGLGLSVIAPVAFTAAGRVDPTGLGIAVARVNIFNYVGFVLGAAVVGAIAPVSADHGLRLAFIVPGLLILVVLAAAGGFAPARSRVL
- a CDS encoding ABC transporter permease, which produces MTTERAPRLRRFELAPVRGIWRHELALYKRYWKSQSFASMVEPTFFLLAFGYGFGSMVAAIGDYRYLDFVATGVVGTAVLFTSVFPGMFNGYIRRVFQHTYDAMLAAPVDVHELVTAEALWIAAKSSIYSCTPLVVALFFGLDPSFGMLLVPFVSFFAALGFGLFGMWTSSIVPSINSFDYVITGVVTPLFLIAGTFFPVGALPGWARNAAQANPLYHCVELVRHAVFGLHPLADLGHLAALVLFAALMWLIAVRGMRKRLVD
- a CDS encoding ABC transporter ATP-binding protein, which produces MTVQRDGGATPAISLRGVVKRFGDFTAVDGLDLEVPAGSCLGLLGPNGAGKSTTMKLLTAQALADEGTIRVLGFPVPRESKRARAAMGVVPQQDNLDEELTAQENLEVFAHLYRVPRRSRRQAVDDALALAHLTERRLTKVDDLSGGMRRRLLIARGLVHRPALVLLDEPTVGLDPQVRAELWGLIDGLRAAGTTVLMSTHYIEEAERLADECALMSHGKVIARGTPARLVAEHAGERAVEHYGPPDRLSDVERLARGAGLPTRRTGPSVSVLKAETIPPSLDEELGPDGVRRASSLEDVFVVLTGERVE